The following are encoded together in the Daucus carota subsp. sativus chromosome 5, DH1 v3.0, whole genome shotgun sequence genome:
- the LOC108221974 gene encoding protein SOSEKI 5 isoform X1: protein MNSSARIGRSNSELQTSRNLRYTKSNSQEQGSRTSWANLPPTHHHPKAHRKVPVLYYLSKDGHLQHPHFVEVPLSSDSLRLRDVINRLNSLRGTAMPSLYSWSSKRSYKNGFVWQDLEEDDIIYPAEGQEYILKGSELLEPPALLQDAVVTFPSKPRSGSGSEFPAPARRRNQSWSAIDLREYKVYKSDSAGEPAGKAAADASTQTGEMRNRRHVVEKSTELSREEFSPPPSESSPETLESLIKADGKTIKIVGSGEKRDDVAVSNHPSGRMKASTVLMQLLTCGSIGFKDCGPGYMREHPGLSVVGSYKARLPRGGVEEEQLRANVTGKVRVEEKDYFSGSLLQETNKDEFPALKRSSSCNADRSLQMEVKDKEEIGGISGKCIPSRP, encoded by the exons ATGAACTCAAGTGCAAGAATAGGAAGAAGCAACTCGGAGCTTCAGACATCGAGAAACCTCAGATACACTAAAAGCAACAGCCAAGAACAAGGTAGTAGAACTTCATGGGCTAATCTTCCTCCAACTCATCATCATCCAAAGGCTCACAGAAAAGTTCCGGTCCTTTACTATCTCTCTAAAGATGGTCACCTTCAGCACCCTCATTTCGTTGAAGTTCCGCTCTCCTCCGACTCGCTTCGTCTCCGTG ATGTCATCAACCGCTTGAACTCTCTTCGTGGTACAGCCATGCCTTCTTTGTATTCCTGGTCTTCAAAACG GAGCTACAAGAACGGGTTTGTGTGGCAAGACTTGGAGGAAGACGATATAATATATCCGGCTGAAGGCCAAGAGTACATTCTAAAAGGATCGGAACTTCTTGAACCACCTGCATTGCTTCAAGATGCAGTTGTCACCTTCCCTTCAAAGCCGCGTTCCGGCAGTGGCAGTGAATTTCCGGCTCCCGCACGGCGGAGGAACCAATCATGGAGCGCCATTGACCTCCGCGAATACAAAGTCTACAAATCCGACTCTGCCGGCGAACCTGCCGGAAAAGCTGCCGCCGACGCATCCACTCAGACTGGCGAGATGCGTAATCGGCGACACGTGGTCGAGAAATCTACCGAGCTTAGTAGAGAGGAGTTTTCTCCACCGCCTTCGGAATCGAGCCCGGAGACGTTGGAGTCGTTAATAAAAGCTGACGGAAAAACAATAAAGATCGTCGGCTCCGGCGAGAAGAGGGATGACGTGGCAGTTAGTAATCATCCAAGTGGACGAATGAAAGCGTCCACGGTGTTAATGCAGCTGCTGACGTGTGGGTCGATTGGGTTTAAGGACTGTGGGCCAGGGTACATGAGAGAACACCCGGGATTATCGGTGGTGGGGTCATATAAGGCCAGGCTGCCACGTGGAGGTGTCGAAGAAGAACAGTTGAGAGCTAACGTTACAGGGAAGGTGAGAGTAGAGGAGAAAGACTACTTCAGTGGAAGTTTGCTACAAGAGACAAACAAAGATGAGTTTCCGGCACTCAAGAGATCTTCTTCTTGCAATGCTGATCG GAGCTTACAAATGGAAGTGAAGGACAAAGAAGAGATTGGAGGAATTAGCGGAAAATGCATTCCAAGCAGGCCATGA
- the LOC108221974 gene encoding protein SOSEKI 5 isoform X2: protein MNSSARIGRSNSELQTSRNLRYTKSNSQEQGSRTSWANLPPTHHHPKAHRKVPVLYYLSKDGHLQHPHFVEVPLSSDSLRLRDVINRLNSLRGTAMPSLYSWSSKRSYKNGFVWQDLEEDDIIYPAEGQEYILKGSELLEPPALLQDAVVTFPSKPRSGSGSEFPAPARRRNQSWSAIDLREYKVYKSDSAGEPAGKAAADASTQTGEMRNRRHVVEKSTELSREEFSPPPSESSPETLESLIKADGKTIKIVGSGEKRDDVAVSNHPSGRMKASTVLMQLLTCGSIGFKDCGPGYMREHPGLSVVGSYKARLPRGGVEEEQLRANVTGKVRVEEKDYFSGSLLQETNKDEFPALKRSSSCNADR from the exons ATGAACTCAAGTGCAAGAATAGGAAGAAGCAACTCGGAGCTTCAGACATCGAGAAACCTCAGATACACTAAAAGCAACAGCCAAGAACAAGGTAGTAGAACTTCATGGGCTAATCTTCCTCCAACTCATCATCATCCAAAGGCTCACAGAAAAGTTCCGGTCCTTTACTATCTCTCTAAAGATGGTCACCTTCAGCACCCTCATTTCGTTGAAGTTCCGCTCTCCTCCGACTCGCTTCGTCTCCGTG ATGTCATCAACCGCTTGAACTCTCTTCGTGGTACAGCCATGCCTTCTTTGTATTCCTGGTCTTCAAAACG GAGCTACAAGAACGGGTTTGTGTGGCAAGACTTGGAGGAAGACGATATAATATATCCGGCTGAAGGCCAAGAGTACATTCTAAAAGGATCGGAACTTCTTGAACCACCTGCATTGCTTCAAGATGCAGTTGTCACCTTCCCTTCAAAGCCGCGTTCCGGCAGTGGCAGTGAATTTCCGGCTCCCGCACGGCGGAGGAACCAATCATGGAGCGCCATTGACCTCCGCGAATACAAAGTCTACAAATCCGACTCTGCCGGCGAACCTGCCGGAAAAGCTGCCGCCGACGCATCCACTCAGACTGGCGAGATGCGTAATCGGCGACACGTGGTCGAGAAATCTACCGAGCTTAGTAGAGAGGAGTTTTCTCCACCGCCTTCGGAATCGAGCCCGGAGACGTTGGAGTCGTTAATAAAAGCTGACGGAAAAACAATAAAGATCGTCGGCTCCGGCGAGAAGAGGGATGACGTGGCAGTTAGTAATCATCCAAGTGGACGAATGAAAGCGTCCACGGTGTTAATGCAGCTGCTGACGTGTGGGTCGATTGGGTTTAAGGACTGTGGGCCAGGGTACATGAGAGAACACCCGGGATTATCGGTGGTGGGGTCATATAAGGCCAGGCTGCCACGTGGAGGTGTCGAAGAAGAACAGTTGAGAGCTAACGTTACAGGGAAGGTGAGAGTAGAGGAGAAAGACTACTTCAGTGGAAGTTTGCTACAAGAGACAAACAAAGATGAGTTTCCGGCACTCAAGAGATCTTCTTCTTGCAATGCTGATCGGTGA